The Megalobrama amblycephala isolate DHTTF-2021 linkage group LG7, ASM1881202v1, whole genome shotgun sequence genome window below encodes:
- the LOC125271249 gene encoding CMRF35-like molecule 5 isoform X2, with protein sequence MWDVLLLFSSICTAVVVGAPDTVTGHRGERVEIRCSYKPGYESNSKYFCKGECVIGSKNIMVKSGSPAKDERFSLTDDKKNRVFTVTITDLRTADEGQYWCAVERSLPLTDVYSEILLQVKMDNKTTEASTISPFSNTSSYFSTKEMNPQSTIITHTEKNISSTGHAPHSGSVIYVSVGLVIMVIIFFMTLMVWCRKRSKKPPRVSQTGLSQQVPVEILPLNTTAEISAEDIDWNDHNYQEISEFQCKNKHTTTIYTTAESPDDPIIYSTADKPEDPMIYYTADKPDSTVFSTAEISDDLTIYSTAN encoded by the exons ATGTGGGACGTTCTGCTGCTCTTTTCCAGCATCTGTACAG CTGTTGTTGTAGGAGCTCCAGATACAGTTACAGGACACAGAGGAGAGAGAGTTGAGATCAGATGCTCATATAAACCTGGATATGAATCAAATTCAAAGTACTTTTGTAAAGGAGAGTGTGTGATTGGAAGTAAAAACATCATGGTTAAATCAGGATCTCCAGCTAAAGACGAGAGATTCTCTCTGACTGACGACAAGAAGAACAGAGTTTTCACCGTCACCATCACTGATCTGAGAACAGCAGATGAAGGACAATACTGGTGTGCTGTGGAGAGGAGTTTGCCTTTAACTGATGTCTATTCAGAGATTTTGTTGCAGGTTAAAATGG ATAACAAGACCACCGAGGCTTCAACTATCAGCCCTTTTTCAAACACATCATCATATTTCAGTACAAAAGAAATGAATCCACAGTCCACCAtcatcacacacacagagaagaaCATCTCCTCAACAG GTCACGCCCCACATTCAGGGTCTGTCATATACGTCAGTGTTGGGTTAGTCATCATGGTGATCATCTTCTTCATGACGCTGATGGTGTGGTGTAGGAAGAGAAGCAAGAAACCACCAAGAGTTTCACAAACAGGCCTTTCACAGCAAG TGCCTGTTGAAATTTTGCCTTTGAATACAACAGCAGAGATATCTGCAGAG GACATTGACTGGAATGACCATAATTATCAGGAAATCAGCGAGTTTCAGTGCAAGAACAAACACACCACCACCATCTACACTACAGCAGAAAGTCCAGATGATCCAATTATCTACTCCACTGCTGACAAACCAGAAGATCCAATGATCTACTACACTGCAGATAAACCAGATTCAACAGTCTTCTCCACTGCAGAAATATCAGACGATTTGACGATCTACTCCACTGCAAATTAA